The following are encoded in a window of Telmatobacter sp. DSM 110680 genomic DNA:
- a CDS encoding bleomycin resistance family protein, with translation MLAHRLVPILNVSNIQESFGWFEKLGWKKGWDWGDPPTFGGVCSGACEIFLCENAQGGRGKSAVAMTFGPRGDEEGDKGVWMSIWIEDVDAAFQHCQAENIEVTWPPTNMPWGVREMHVRHPDGHVFRLSQGIEEDPE, from the coding sequence ATGCTTGCCCACCGACTAGTCCCGATCCTGAATGTGTCGAACATCCAGGAGAGTTTTGGCTGGTTTGAAAAGCTCGGCTGGAAGAAGGGATGGGACTGGGGTGATCCACCGACCTTCGGCGGAGTCTGCTCGGGCGCGTGCGAAATCTTTCTCTGCGAAAACGCACAAGGCGGCCGCGGGAAGAGCGCCGTCGCCATGACCTTCGGACCGCGCGGCGACGAAGAAGGCGATAAAGGCGTTTGGATGTCGATCTGGATCGAAGACGTCGATGCCGCGTTCCAGCATTGCCAGGCAGAGAACATTGAAGTCACCTGGCCTCCTACGAACATGCCGTGGGGTGTGCGCGAGATGCACGTACGCCATCCAGATGGCCACGTTTTCCGGCTCAGCCAGGGGATTGAAGAAGACCCGGAATAA
- a CDS encoding protein adenylyltransferase SelO yields the protein MSFPDAASLNSLTELSSEAATDSNRSAAPVHFGFQNTYARLPERFFSRLAPTPVAAPQLVKVNVELARSLGIDPDALSSTVGVEILAGNKIAESSEPIALAYAGHQYGYFVPQLGDGRAILLGEVVGEGGERYDIQLKGSGPTPFSRRGDGRAALGPVLREYIVSEAMSALGVPTTRALAAVITGERVLRETVLPGAIFTRVAASHLRVGTFQYFAARQDIDGLRTLANYAIARHYPDASKAARPIRALLDNVIARQAKLMAQWLMIGFVHGVMNTDNTSISGETIDYGPCAFMEAYDPATVFSSIDANGRYAYGNQPRIAHWNVTRLAEALLPVIAEEAGSEEAAVAAANEALAAFEPQFEAARLTGLRRKLGMFTESEEDAALAENLLERMRVNGADFTLTFRRLCDAAGGVKNDAGVRELFTDSDSYDAWATKWRQRLEKESITAEKRVEAMRKANPAFIPRNHMVEAALNAAISRQDFHPFEELLDVLSRPYEDRSDMARYSVPAKPEERVCQTFCGT from the coding sequence ATGAGCTTCCCCGACGCCGCTTCCCTCAACTCCCTAACGGAGCTCTCTTCCGAGGCCGCAACCGACTCAAATCGAAGCGCGGCGCCCGTCCATTTCGGTTTTCAGAACACCTATGCACGCCTGCCAGAGCGGTTCTTTTCGCGGCTGGCCCCGACCCCGGTGGCTGCGCCGCAGCTGGTGAAGGTGAACGTAGAACTGGCACGGAGCCTTGGTATTGATCCCGATGCGCTGTCGAGCACGGTAGGCGTCGAGATTTTGGCAGGTAACAAGATCGCCGAAAGTTCGGAGCCAATCGCGTTGGCCTACGCGGGTCACCAGTACGGGTATTTTGTACCGCAGCTTGGAGACGGCCGCGCCATCCTGCTTGGCGAGGTAGTAGGCGAAGGCGGCGAGCGCTACGACATCCAGTTGAAAGGCTCGGGGCCGACACCCTTTTCGCGGCGCGGCGACGGTAGAGCAGCGCTCGGACCGGTTTTGCGGGAGTACATCGTAAGTGAAGCAATGTCCGCTCTGGGCGTGCCGACCACGCGCGCCCTCGCTGCAGTGATCACTGGAGAACGCGTGCTACGCGAGACGGTGTTGCCGGGAGCCATTTTTACGCGAGTTGCCGCTAGCCACCTGCGCGTCGGCACCTTTCAATATTTCGCCGCACGACAGGACATCGACGGGTTGCGCACTCTGGCCAACTACGCAATCGCACGGCATTACCCTGATGCATCGAAGGCAGCACGCCCGATCCGCGCACTGCTTGATAACGTGATCGCGCGACAGGCCAAATTGATGGCGCAGTGGCTAATGATCGGCTTCGTCCATGGTGTGATGAATACCGACAACACATCGATCTCCGGGGAGACCATCGACTACGGCCCATGCGCATTTATGGAGGCATACGATCCCGCTACGGTGTTTAGCTCGATCGACGCGAATGGACGCTATGCTTACGGCAATCAACCCCGTATCGCTCATTGGAACGTGACGAGGCTGGCTGAGGCGTTGTTACCGGTGATTGCAGAGGAGGCTGGCAGCGAAGAAGCCGCCGTGGCCGCGGCCAACGAAGCGCTCGCTGCTTTCGAGCCCCAGTTTGAAGCCGCTCGCCTCACGGGCCTTCGCCGCAAACTCGGCATGTTTACCGAGAGCGAGGAAGACGCTGCGCTGGCAGAGAATTTGCTGGAACGCATGAGAGTTAACGGTGCTGACTTTACATTGACGTTTCGGCGACTGTGCGATGCGGCGGGCGGTGTCAAGAACGATGCCGGAGTGCGTGAGCTGTTCACTGATTCCGATTCCTATGATGCATGGGCTACGAAGTGGCGACAAAGATTGGAAAAAGAATCCATCACGGCGGAGAAGCGAGTCGAGGCGATGCGCAAAGCAAATCCGGCATTCATTCCGCGCAACCACATGGTAGAAGCGGCGCTCAACGCTGCAATCAGCAGGCAGGATTTCCATCCCTTCGAGGAGCTTCTCGATGTGCTCTCCCGGCCCTACGAAGACCGCTCTGACATGGCTCGTTACTCAGTACCGGCAAAACCGGAAGAGCGAGTTTGCCAGACTTTTTGCGGCACGTAG
- a CDS encoding tyrosine-type recombinase/integrase produces MIISDAEQDLTVPTTPPPLAGLVDEYLRMLQNERGSSEHTLRAYRRELMDFAVYLAERHAAIVSADQIEHLHIRTYLGLLLERGLSKASTARALAAIRSWFKWLARTAHVQQNVASLVATPRLPKHLPRVPSIEQMNRVMDTVDDDAASWPSRDKAILELLYGCGIRNAELTGLNLNDIHWANEAILVRGKGQKQRLVPLGDAAAQALRAYLGERAARLNAKSEAKFGTKGPATPALFVSLQLRGLGKPGGEARLTTRSVGRIVKRLAILRGLSADVHPHTLRHAFGTHLLEEGADLRAIQELLGHERLSTTQRYTQLTTSQLEAVYDRTHPRAR; encoded by the coding sequence ATGATCATCAGCGACGCTGAGCAGGACTTGACGGTTCCGACCACTCCGCCGCCGCTTGCCGGTCTCGTGGACGAGTACCTGCGCATGCTTCAGAATGAGCGAGGCTCTTCAGAACACACGCTGCGTGCGTATCGCCGCGAGCTGATGGATTTTGCGGTGTACCTTGCGGAGCGTCACGCTGCCATTGTTTCGGCGGATCAGATCGAACATCTCCACATTCGTACCTACCTCGGCTTGCTGCTGGAACGCGGATTGTCGAAAGCTTCAACCGCACGCGCCCTTGCAGCAATTCGCAGCTGGTTCAAGTGGCTGGCGCGCACTGCTCATGTTCAGCAGAATGTGGCCTCGCTGGTAGCTACGCCGCGATTGCCCAAGCATCTACCGCGCGTGCCGTCGATTGAACAGATGAATCGCGTGATGGACACCGTGGATGACGATGCGGCAAGCTGGCCATCGCGCGATAAGGCCATTCTGGAACTGCTCTACGGATGCGGCATCCGTAATGCCGAATTAACTGGTCTCAATTTGAACGATATTCACTGGGCTAACGAAGCTATCCTTGTCCGCGGCAAAGGACAAAAGCAAAGGCTGGTACCGCTCGGCGATGCGGCAGCCCAGGCGCTTCGCGCGTATCTCGGCGAACGCGCTGCGCGATTAAACGCTAAGTCGGAAGCGAAGTTCGGGACCAAAGGGCCAGCGACTCCAGCATTATTTGTCAGTCTGCAATTGCGCGGGCTCGGCAAGCCCGGTGGAGAAGCGCGTCTGACCACGCGCAGCGTCGGCAGAATCGTGAAGCGGTTGGCGATTTTACGGGGCCTGTCGGCCGACGTGCATCCTCATACGTTGCGTCACGCGTTCGGCACGCATCTGCTCGAAGAGGGCGCAGACCTACGTGCCATCCAGGAACTGCTCGGGCATGAGCGCCTGTCGACGACGCAGCGGTACACGCAGCTCACCACATCGCAGTTGGAAGCGGTGTACGACCGAACTCATCCTCGCGCGCGCTGA
- a CDS encoding tyrosine recombinase yields MGVENNLGLLKDYQAYLRVEKGLRPLTCEAYDGDLKTFAEFLEGRQGVLVTAAQQDVAAFLEHLREHSIDSRSAARKLSCLRGFYKWLLLDKRIHHDPTLNIESPKAWKVLPKSMAEPEVAEMLERAAMVASHPQAQATAFRDQAILELLYAGGLRVSEITGLGTSDLALDAGRVMVRGKGDKERIVPLGRTAVQVLETYLRLGRPHLARISTKRKTNLTRQDATRLFLSLRGMPLTRQWVWHLVKMANKDASPHKLRHSCATHMVEHGADLRSVQMMLGHADISTTQVYTHLALGRLKAVHREHHPRSKAKIRAEETSTDVAVKGSSLRIIHGGKGKKHVELKDHASHEEQE; encoded by the coding sequence GTGGGCGTTGAAAACAACCTCGGGCTCTTGAAGGACTATCAGGCATATCTTCGCGTGGAAAAAGGGCTGCGTCCACTCACCTGCGAGGCCTATGACGGCGATCTGAAGACGTTTGCCGAGTTCCTTGAGGGCAGGCAGGGAGTTTTAGTCACCGCGGCGCAGCAGGACGTTGCAGCGTTCCTCGAACATCTGAGAGAGCACTCAATCGACTCGCGAAGCGCGGCGCGAAAGCTCAGTTGTCTGCGCGGATTTTACAAGTGGCTGCTTCTCGATAAGCGAATCCATCACGATCCCACGCTGAACATCGAATCGCCCAAGGCCTGGAAGGTACTGCCGAAGTCGATGGCGGAGCCCGAAGTGGCGGAGATGTTGGAGCGCGCTGCCATGGTTGCATCGCATCCGCAGGCGCAGGCCACGGCATTCCGCGACCAGGCAATTCTGGAACTGCTGTATGCGGGCGGGTTGCGCGTCTCGGAGATTACCGGGCTAGGCACCAGCGATCTGGCATTGGATGCTGGTCGCGTAATGGTGCGTGGCAAGGGCGACAAGGAGCGGATTGTTCCGCTGGGGCGCACCGCCGTACAGGTATTGGAGACTTACCTGCGTCTGGGGAGACCGCACCTCGCACGCATCAGTACAAAACGGAAAACAAATTTGACCCGCCAGGATGCGACGCGTCTTTTTCTATCACTGCGAGGAATGCCGCTGACACGGCAATGGGTCTGGCACCTCGTCAAGATGGCGAATAAGGATGCGAGCCCGCACAAGTTGCGACATAGTTGTGCCACGCACATGGTGGAGCATGGCGCGGATTTGCGCAGTGTGCAAATGATGTTGGGGCACGCGGATATTTCCACTACGCAGGTGTATACCCACTTGGCGCTGGGCAGGTTAAAGGCAGTTCACCGCGAGCATCATCCCCGCTCAAAGGCAAAGATACGAGCCGAAGAGACCTCGACGGACGTTGCCGTGAAGGGTAGCTCACTGCGCATTATTCACGGGGGCAAAGGCAAGAAACATGTCGAGCTCAAGGATCATGCGAGTCACGAGGAACAGGAATGA
- a CDS encoding TlpA disulfide reductase family protein, whose product MNDCRRPSMGFLKYLRWTICMAMMVAHFSGAQVSRELVHKPAPVFVRNDLSGRKIALEQYRGKVVLLDFWATWCAGCQVELPKFVAWQKKYGAQGFNVLAVSMDDTAAPVRKTVRRLQLDFPVVMGDAQLGEEYGGLLGLPVTYLLDREGRVLAEFKGETNLNAMERAIQSALRQ is encoded by the coding sequence TTGAACGATTGCCGCCGTCCGAGCATGGGCTTTCTCAAATATCTTCGATGGACAATCTGCATGGCGATGATGGTCGCGCACTTCTCCGGCGCCCAGGTGTCGCGGGAACTTGTTCACAAGCCAGCTCCGGTATTTGTTCGCAATGATTTGTCGGGGCGAAAAATTGCTCTGGAGCAGTATCGCGGCAAAGTGGTGTTACTCGATTTCTGGGCGACGTGGTGCGCAGGTTGCCAGGTTGAACTGCCGAAGTTTGTAGCCTGGCAGAAGAAGTATGGAGCCCAGGGATTCAACGTGCTGGCAGTCTCAATGGATGACACCGCGGCGCCGGTGCGCAAAACCGTCCGCCGGTTGCAGCTTGATTTTCCAGTTGTGATGGGCGACGCGCAGCTCGGAGAAGAATATGGCGGCCTTCTTGGCCTTCCTGTGACTTACCTGCTTGATCGGGAAGGCAGGGTCCTCGCAGAGTTCAAGGGCGAGACCAATCTGAACGCAATGGAACGCGCAATTCAGTCCGCCCTTCGTCAGTGA
- a CDS encoding rhodanese-like domain-containing protein encodes MMRLSFSSKVIVFIAFIGLSLAAGARAQSSNPVPLSATTVPQSDLIQPSELARLVKPGFGDRPVVLQVGSFVMFQQAHIPNAGFAGPGSQANGMILLKKFSAPLSKKQLIVIYCGCCPWSKCPNIGPAYKQLHDLGFTNVKALYIANNFGDDWVAKGYPTEKGE; translated from the coding sequence ATGATGCGTCTTAGTTTTTCGTCGAAGGTTATTGTCTTCATTGCGTTTATCGGCTTGTCTCTGGCAGCAGGGGCCCGCGCTCAATCCTCAAATCCTGTGCCTCTCAGCGCCACCACCGTTCCGCAATCCGACCTGATCCAGCCGTCCGAACTGGCGCGCCTGGTAAAGCCAGGTTTTGGCGATCGCCCTGTCGTGCTTCAGGTAGGTTCGTTCGTTATGTTCCAGCAGGCGCATATTCCCAATGCTGGATTCGCGGGCCCGGGCTCACAGGCAAATGGGATGATCCTGCTGAAGAAATTTTCGGCGCCACTCTCAAAAAAGCAACTCATCGTGATTTATTGCGGTTGCTGCCCATGGAGTAAGTGTCCCAACATTGGGCCAGCCTACAAGCAACTCCACGATCTCGGGTTCACCAACGTGAAGGCACTCTACATCGCGAACAATTTCGGCGACGACTGGGTGGCAAAGGGCTACCCGACAGAGAAGGGCGAGTAG
- a CDS encoding haloacid dehalogenase-like hydrolase gives MSSTQQVESTRWTAEQLEKLVLQAEPKIAIFDCDGTLWNGDSGYGFMVWSLEQGLVSRSTTDWMDTRYRAYVAGKVSELQICGEMVQIYSGLREQELRKAAASYFNEHVQPHIFAEVAALVAKLRNANVELWAVSSTNKWVVSEGVRSFGIPEERVLAAEVKVLDGLITAELVDVPTGPAKATALRRVGIPRPDAVFGNSLHDLAMLEIAANAFPVNPSSALLTECAKRGWGYFRPREAAEAPPVIAGE, from the coding sequence TTGTCATCTACGCAACAGGTTGAAAGCACTCGCTGGACCGCCGAACAACTCGAAAAGCTCGTTCTCCAAGCCGAGCCCAAAATCGCCATCTTCGATTGCGATGGCACCCTCTGGAACGGCGACTCCGGTTACGGATTTATGGTGTGGTCGCTCGAACAGGGTCTTGTATCGCGCTCCACCACGGATTGGATGGACACTCGCTATCGCGCTTACGTCGCCGGCAAGGTAAGTGAGTTGCAGATCTGCGGCGAGATGGTGCAGATTTACTCCGGACTGCGAGAGCAGGAACTTCGCAAGGCTGCCGCGAGCTACTTCAACGAGCACGTGCAACCTCATATCTTCGCCGAGGTTGCGGCTTTGGTGGCGAAGCTGCGCAATGCCAACGTCGAACTGTGGGCCGTCAGCTCCACCAACAAATGGGTCGTGAGCGAAGGCGTCCGATCCTTCGGCATCCCTGAGGAGCGCGTCCTAGCCGCCGAAGTCAAAGTCCTTGATGGCCTGATTACCGCAGAATTGGTTGACGTGCCTACCGGTCCCGCAAAAGCGACTGCCTTGCGGCGCGTCGGCATTCCCCGCCCCGATGCGGTGTTCGGAAACTCCCTTCATGACTTGGCGATGCTGGAGATTGCAGCAAATGCATTTCCTGTGAATCCATCGTCTGCTCTGCTTACGGAATGCGCGAAACGCGGCTGGGGATATTTTCGTCCGCGCGAAGCTGCCGAAGCGCCGCCTGTCATTGCCGGAGAATAA
- a CDS encoding (deoxy)nucleoside triphosphate pyrophosphohydrolase yields the protein MKSGALAVTSSIEATVYTRFVEEPQPIPNSRPAGPALRFVVAGLLVRDGLVLICQRRADQPMALQWEFPGGKIESGESPEQALVRELQEELGIRATIGPRVTHIRHNYRHGGAVDLQFFAIPSFEGELENKIFHQFKWVKLEELPEYEFLAADRGLIRDLAAGKLL from the coding sequence ATGAAATCCGGAGCGTTAGCCGTCACTTCCTCGATCGAAGCAACCGTTTACACTAGATTTGTGGAAGAACCGCAGCCCATCCCAAATTCGCGCCCCGCGGGTCCAGCGCTTCGTTTTGTTGTCGCGGGGCTTCTTGTTCGCGACGGGCTGGTCCTCATTTGCCAGCGCCGCGCCGACCAGCCGATGGCGCTGCAATGGGAATTCCCTGGCGGAAAGATTGAATCAGGCGAAAGCCCCGAGCAAGCCCTGGTCCGCGAATTGCAGGAAGAGCTTGGTATTCGCGCCACCATCGGACCGCGTGTAACCCACATCCGCCATAACTACCGTCATGGAGGCGCCGTCGACTTGCAGTTCTTCGCGATTCCCTCTTTCGAGGGCGAGCTCGAAAACAAAATCTTCCATCAATTCAAATGGGTCAAGCTCGAAGAACTTCCCGAGTACGAATTCCTCGCGGCCGACCGTGGACTCATCCGCGATCTTGCCGCGGGCAAGCTGCTCTAG
- a CDS encoding aldehyde reductase — protein sequence MSTVLVTGGSGFIASHTILQLLAAGHQVRTTVRSLSREADVRAMLKRGGAETGGRLQFVAADLTSDAGWPAAVAGCEFVLHMASPFPASVPKHEDELIVPARDGALRVLRAARDAGVKRVVLTSSFAAVGYGHPSQEVTFTEKDWTDPNGADVMPYTKSKTLAERAAWDFIAREGRGLELSVVNPVGVFGPVLGPDYATSILLVQRMMDGALPGLPRMCFGVVDVRDVADLHLRAMTDPAANGERFLAVAGDFMWIQEIATTLKARLGDAAKRVPTRQLPNWLVRLAAMRDPAVKQIIPELGKWKNATSEKAQRILGWKPRSREDSVLATAQSLIDLGLLKK from the coding sequence ATGAGTACGGTTTTGGTTACGGGCGGATCGGGATTTATTGCGAGCCATACTATTCTGCAACTGTTGGCTGCTGGTCACCAAGTCCGCACGACGGTCCGCAGCCTTTCCCGCGAGGCAGACGTGCGTGCCATGCTGAAGCGCGGAGGAGCCGAAACCGGCGGCCGGCTTCAATTCGTCGCAGCAGATTTGACGAGCGATGCGGGTTGGCCGGCGGCCGTAGCAGGCTGCGAGTTTGTGCTGCACATGGCATCGCCGTTTCCGGCCTCGGTGCCCAAGCATGAAGATGAGTTGATTGTTCCCGCGCGCGATGGAGCGTTGCGGGTGTTGCGCGCGGCGCGCGATGCAGGAGTGAAGCGTGTTGTACTAACGTCCTCGTTTGCGGCAGTCGGCTATGGGCATCCGTCGCAGGAGGTGACTTTTACCGAGAAGGACTGGACCGATCCCAACGGGGCCGATGTGATGCCCTACACAAAATCGAAGACGCTGGCAGAGCGTGCGGCGTGGGACTTTATCGCGCGCGAGGGCCGCGGACTTGAGTTGTCGGTTGTGAACCCCGTTGGAGTTTTTGGGCCTGTGCTGGGTCCGGATTATGCCACCTCGATTCTGCTGGTCCAGCGCATGATGGATGGCGCGCTGCCGGGCTTGCCGCGGATGTGTTTTGGCGTCGTCGACGTACGCGACGTGGCGGACCTGCATCTGCGAGCGATGACAGATCCAGCGGCCAATGGCGAGCGATTCCTTGCTGTAGCCGGAGACTTCATGTGGATACAGGAGATCGCCACCACTTTGAAAGCACGCCTTGGCGATGCAGCAAAGCGTGTTCCGACGCGGCAGTTGCCCAACTGGCTGGTGAGGCTAGCAGCTATGCGTGATCCGGCCGTGAAGCAGATTATTCCGGAACTCGGCAAATGGAAGAATGCCACCAGCGAAAAGGCGCAACGCATTCTGGGATGGAAGCCGCGTTCGCGCGAAGACAGCGTATTGGCAACCGCTCAGAGCTTGATCGATCTGGGATTGTTAAAGAAGTAG
- a CDS encoding Nramp family divalent metal transporter — translation MWKRWRIRILLFLAVLGPGFITANVDNDSGGILTYSQAGAQYGYSLLWTMIPITLALIVVQEMCARMGVVTGKGLSDLIREEFGLRLTFVLMLVLVFVNYTNVVTEFIGIAGSLHLFHVDKFFSVPICAILVWFMVVKGNYKSTEKIFLVASVVYIAYIFAGVLSQPSWHDALLATVKLPDKSVWGQKAYMYMAIGIVGTTIAPWMQFYLQSSVVEKGIRVKDYSASRLDVIVGSMFTDIVAWFIVVACAATLFVHGMGAITVAADAAEAMRPLAGDYAFILFAFGLFNASLFAASILPLSTSYTVCEGLGLESGVDKNFKEAPTFYWLYTLLIAGGALTVLVLPDAQLINFAILSQVLNGVLLPVVIILMLLLINRQDLMGKHKNSFLWNVVAWSTSLIVIGMTGVMLWGMIPGH, via the coding sequence ATGTGGAAGCGCTGGCGAATCCGGATACTGCTGTTTCTGGCCGTTCTCGGCCCCGGATTTATTACAGCGAACGTTGATAACGACTCCGGCGGGATTCTCACCTATTCCCAGGCAGGCGCGCAGTACGGCTACTCCCTGCTCTGGACCATGATTCCCATTACGCTTGCGCTGATTGTTGTGCAGGAGATGTGCGCCCGTATGGGTGTCGTCACTGGCAAGGGCCTGAGCGACCTTATCCGAGAAGAATTCGGATTGCGGCTTACGTTTGTGCTGATGTTGGTGCTGGTGTTTGTGAACTACACCAATGTGGTGACGGAGTTCATCGGCATCGCTGGATCGCTTCACCTGTTTCATGTCGACAAGTTTTTCAGCGTGCCGATCTGCGCCATACTTGTGTGGTTCATGGTCGTGAAGGGGAACTACAAAAGCACAGAAAAGATCTTTCTAGTCGCCTCCGTGGTCTACATTGCTTACATCTTTGCGGGCGTGTTGTCGCAACCGAGTTGGCATGATGCACTGCTGGCGACAGTAAAGTTGCCCGACAAAAGCGTGTGGGGCCAGAAAGCTTACATGTACATGGCGATCGGGATCGTGGGCACGACGATTGCGCCGTGGATGCAGTTTTATCTACAGTCCTCCGTGGTAGAGAAGGGGATTCGCGTCAAGGATTATTCAGCGTCTCGGCTCGACGTAATTGTCGGAAGTATGTTCACGGATATTGTTGCGTGGTTCATTGTGGTGGCCTGCGCGGCGACGCTGTTTGTGCACGGGATGGGGGCAATCACGGTAGCGGCGGATGCGGCCGAAGCCATGCGGCCGCTAGCGGGCGATTATGCATTTATTCTCTTTGCGTTTGGGCTCTTTAATGCGTCATTGTTCGCTGCGTCGATTCTGCCATTGTCCACGTCGTACACGGTCTGCGAGGGGCTGGGCTTGGAGTCGGGAGTCGACAAGAATTTTAAAGAGGCGCCTACTTTTTATTGGCTCTACACGCTGTTGATCGCCGGCGGCGCTCTTACGGTGCTGGTATTGCCGGATGCGCAGCTGATCAACTTCGCGATCCTTTCGCAGGTGTTAAACGGCGTGCTGCTGCCGGTGGTGATCATCCTCATGCTTCTCCTGATCAATCGCCAGGATCTGATGGGCAAGCACAAGAACTCGTTTTTGTGGAATGTGGTGGCGTGGAGTACAAGCCTTATTGTGATCGGCATGACGGGCGTGATGCTGTGGGGCATGATTCCCGGCCACTAA
- a CDS encoding glycoside hydrolase family 172 protein, with translation MPNENLSDKLIATESNAAPTRRKMLGNLAVAGALLGLNATGSAAATTKKTPEVPAPTPPPAPEALFSMARLRDYKCRRSSSWDRTGGNADFMPVEPGATATLLDVKGPGVITHIWFTINSPDPMHLKNLVLRAWWDGETSPSIEAPIGDFYGLGLGEYFVYQSALLVVAPMKALNAYFQMPFDTAAKITLTNEGKVRTNNLYYAIDYTAVQTLPAGLGRFHAQYRQAAPCKKSANGDKNLNGQDNYIFLEATGRGHFVGVTQAVEQNADGWFGEGDDMFFIDGDTQPTINGTGTEDYYNGAWDFYGSAFANMRQGAPYIVDPERTGGRYCLYRWHTESFITFDKSIKATIEHGHANDRADNFYSVAYWYQTEPHAEFPALPPSEVRVPKVVMSS, from the coding sequence ATGCCCAACGAAAATCTCTCCGATAAACTCATCGCCACTGAGTCCAACGCCGCTCCGACCCGGCGCAAAATGCTCGGCAACCTAGCCGTTGCTGGGGCTCTCCTCGGCCTCAACGCCACCGGCTCAGCAGCCGCAACAACAAAGAAAACGCCCGAAGTTCCTGCTCCAACCCCGCCGCCCGCACCTGAAGCGCTCTTCTCCATGGCGCGCTTGCGCGACTACAAATGCCGGCGCTCGTCGAGTTGGGATCGCACCGGCGGCAATGCAGACTTCATGCCCGTGGAACCCGGTGCGACGGCCACTCTGCTCGACGTCAAAGGCCCCGGCGTAATCACCCACATCTGGTTCACCATCAATTCGCCGGATCCAATGCACCTGAAAAACCTGGTTCTGCGCGCATGGTGGGACGGAGAAACTTCGCCATCCATCGAAGCTCCCATCGGTGACTTCTATGGCCTTGGGCTTGGCGAATACTTCGTGTATCAATCCGCGTTGCTCGTCGTTGCTCCCATGAAGGCGTTGAATGCTTACTTCCAGATGCCCTTCGACACCGCCGCCAAAATCACGCTCACTAATGAGGGCAAGGTCCGCACCAACAATCTCTACTACGCCATTGACTACACCGCGGTGCAAACACTGCCCGCCGGGCTGGGCCGCTTCCATGCCCAATATCGCCAGGCTGCACCATGCAAAAAATCAGCCAATGGCGACAAAAACTTAAACGGCCAGGACAACTACATCTTCCTCGAAGCTACCGGTCGCGGTCATTTTGTAGGCGTGACGCAAGCAGTCGAGCAGAACGCCGACGGCTGGTTCGGCGAAGGCGACGATATGTTCTTCATTGACGGAGACACGCAGCCCACCATTAACGGCACCGGAACTGAGGATTACTACAACGGTGCATGGGACTTTTATGGCAGCGCATTCGCCAATATGCGGCAGGGCGCGCCATACATCGTTGATCCCGAGCGCACCGGTGGCCGCTACTGCCTCTACCGCTGGCACACAGAAAGCTTCATCACCTTTGACAAATCCATCAAGGCGACCATTGAGCACGGCCATGCCAACGATCGCGCCGACAACTTCTATTCTGTCGCTTACTGGTACCAGACCGAGCCCCATGCTGAATTCCCCGCGCTTCCACCTTCCGAGGTACGCGTGCCCAAGGTAGTGATGTCGAGCTAA